Proteins found in one Fusarium oxysporum Fo47 chromosome V, complete sequence genomic segment:
- a CDS encoding kinase-like domain-containing protein, protein MASSSSNVVGVHYRVGKKIGEGSFGVIFEGTNLLNNQQVAIKFEPRKSDAPQLRDEYRTYKILVGCREKTRFQTIQFACANTDSAGIPNVYYFGQEGLHNILVIDLLGPSLEDLFDHCGRRFSIKTVVMVAKQMLSRVQTIHEKNLIYRDIKPDNFLIGRPGTKASSVIHVVDFGMAKQYRDPKTKQHIPYRERKSLSGTARYMSINTHLGREQSRRDDLEALGHVFLYFLRGGLPWQGLKAATNKQKYEKIGEKKQTTAIKDLCEGFPEEFSKYLTYVRNLGFEDTPDYDYLRELFTQALKNTGEVEDGEYDWMKISKDSGKGWDSKNHSGAYLHNPNVRPGPSQMELHSGHRPGNTTSHQQAQNLTVGRLNAAQPPPPSPIKQMGKQRDRPSAPGALSAQRGSGVGGLRDMATPTGSTQAQFQNSAQNLPQQPRTSQQGQATQPAQASGQQANPQPSGFQKLMKTLCCG, encoded by the exons ATggcttcgtcatcatccaaCGTGGTCGGTGTTCACTACCGAGttggcaagaagattggAGAGGGATCTTTTGGCGTTATTTTTGAAGGCACCAATTTACTCAACAATCAACAAGTCGCTATCAAGTTT GAACCTCGCAAGAGTGATGCTCCCCAACTGCGAGATGAGTACCGGACTTATAAGATCCTTGTGGGCTGCCGTGAGAAGACCCGTTTCCAAACAATACAGTTCGCATGTGCTAATACAGATTCAGCTGGTATTCCCAATGTTTACTACTTCGGCCAGGAGGGTCTCCACAACATTCTCGTGATCGACTTGCTCGGTCCTTCCCTTGAGGATCTTTTCGATCACTGTGGCCGAAGGTTCTCCATTAAGACGGTTGTTATGGTTGCCAAGCAAATGCTTTCGAGGGTTCAGACCATTCACGAGAAGAATCTCATTTACCGCGATATCAAACCCGACAACTTCCTCATTGGCCGCCCTGGCACCAAGGCTTCCAGCGTTATCCATGTGGTTGACTTCGGCATGGCCAAGCAGTACCGTGACCCGAAGACGAAGCAACATATCCCATACCGCGAGCGAAAGTCCCTTTCTGGAACTGCACGATACATGAGTATCAACACCCATCTGGGCCGTGAGCAGTCCCGCCGAGACGATCTCGAAGCTCTTGGTCATGTCTTCTTGTACTTTCTTCGAGGTGGTCTTCCTTGGCAGGGATTGAAGGCGGCCACCAACAAGCAGAAATATGAGAAGATtggcgagaagaagcagacaACTGCTATCAAGGATCTCTGTGAGGGTTTCCCCGAGGAATTCTCCAAGTATTTGACGTATGTCCGAAATCTGGGCTTCGAGGATACCCCTGACTATGATTACCTTCGGGAGCTCTTCACACAGGCTCTCAAGAACACTggcgaggttgaggatggcgagTATGACTGGATGAAGATTTCTAAGGATTCGGGAAAGGGATGGGATTCGAAGAACCACAGCGGCGCGTACCTCCACAACCCCAACGTGCGGCCTGGCCCCTCTCAGATGGAGCTGCACAGCGGCCACCGTCCCGGGAATACCACCTCTCACCAACAAGCACAAAACCTTACTGTCGGCCGTTTAAACGCCGCGCAACCCCCTCCTCCGTCTCCGATCAAGCAGATGGGCAAGCAGAGAGATCGGCCAAGCGCCCCCGGCGCCTTGTCAGCGCAGAGGGGGAGCGGGGTTGGGGGTCTTCGGGACATGGCCACGCCCACTGGCTCGACCCAGGCTCAGTTCCAGAACAGTGCCCAGAACCTGCCTCAGCAGCCGAGGACGTCCCAACAAGGCCAGGCGACCCAGCCCGCCCAGGCTAGCGGTCAACAGGCCAATCCTCAGCCCAGTGGCTTCCagaagttgatgaagacCCTATGCTGTGGTTAA